A single region of the Podospora pseudopauciseta strain CBS 411.78 chromosome 1, whole genome shotgun sequence genome encodes:
- a CDS encoding hypothetical protein (COG:K; antiSMASH:Cluster_1; EggNog:ENOG503NUPJ), translating to MIDYVHAGEPARKRLRTSHACDLCRARKIRCDGKDPCVACASTENDCTYGSEANSRGKSDLILDGVLRLETFMHKMNANLMSLQSMTTSTQTASTRTTSFSSSPLSDLHTHHQTLSRQRTRSIGQYGMSPTTPTPNELENAVLESWHTSTTESVLHWPHFDAFPSLRQHYIPIFELERSRHPLKVKSQWSDDASCNLPEEEIDASLDAFSQNFNFWYPTMSLHQLEKTKQTMLGGCHEEEDTPETCLALLTLALGYASKVTSRLVNSPRSPDSKEKEEKASARSRGDLFFEKALKMLYVAQTDVSSTSAQCLFFTAIYFAFLRRPLQAWQCISSASSKCMLLLSYADLVPSTSSPYIQSSNTYLPSPRNVGAEDEERTKRIFWACYILESDYLAELSHVPLSGIARIESSVSLPVATYHTHESPKDEELSSLYFLACISMRRLLNRVHQLLYAKDTGAGMDINRFPSVVAELDHQLEEWRDVLPSAFTFEVPEIDSRRQRKPSGEMTEHGRFLRQRYLTCRSVIYRPYLMGMISGQSLTNINDGIGNTSPSVSPDQGILGNCKSCLDACLLHILNLRGFSQTILVDTWICSLSMAGAMLVLLAACQVPSLRNLIGPEVLAAGHHLTQLLEGWQEVAGGPNSPSVDQSVHIIKEADGFIRNVYNQDG from the exons ATGATCGACTACGTCCACGCAGGGGAACCTGCGAGGAAGAGGCTTCGTACATCCCATGCG TGTGACCTGTGCCGAGCACGAAAAATCAG ATGCGATGGGAAAGATCCTTGCGTGGCATGTGCTTCGACCGAAAATGACTGCACATATGGCTCCGAGGCCAATTC gagagggaagagCGACTTGATATTGGATGGAGTGTTACGTTTGGAAACCTTCATGCACAAAATGAACGCCAATCTC ATGTCGCTGCAGTCAATGACAACCTCAACTCAAACGGCGTCAACACGAACCACAAGCTTCTCCAGCAGTCCTCTGAGTGACCTGCATACGCATCACCAAACACTCAGTCGTCAACGTACTAGAAGTATTGGCCAGTATGGGATGAGTCCGACAACTCCTACCCCCAACGAGCTCGAAAATGCAGTGCTCGAATCTTGGCACACATCGACGACTGAGTCCGTGTTGCACTGGCCACACTTTGATGCGTTTCCCAGTCTTCGACAGCATTACATACCAATCTTCGAGTTGGAAAGGTCGCGCCACCCGCTGAAAGTCAAAAGCCAGTGGTCTGACGATGCATCGTGCAATCTCCCGGAAGAAGAAATAGATGCATCCCTGGATGCCTTTTCCCAAAACTTCAACTTTTGGTACCCAACAATGTCACTGCATCAACTGGAAAAAACGAAGCAGACAATGCTGGGTGGTTGccatgaagaggaggacacGCCAGAGACTTGCCTAGCATTGTTGACGTTAGCATTGGGCTATGCGAGCAAGGTCACCTCGAGACTAGTGAACAGTCCACGGTCACCAGATtcgaaagagaaagaagaaaaggctTCTGCTCGCTCTAGGGGCGACCTCTTCTTTGAAAAAGCACTGAAAATGCTTTATGTGGCTCAAACTGATGTAAGCTCAACATCAGCTCAGTGTTTGTTCTTCACTGC CATCTACTTTGCTTTCCTCCGGCGTCCTCTCCAAGCATGGCAGTGCATCTCGTCAGCATCGTCAAAAtgcatgttgctgttgtcctACGCAGATTTAgtcccctccacctcgtcgCCTTACATACAGTCATCGAACACATACCTGCCAAGTCCAAGGAACGTCGGTGCTGAAGACGAggaaagaacaaaaagaatCTTTTGGGCATGCTACATTCTCGAATCGGATTACCTAGCTGAGCTGTCCCACGTACCATTATCGGGCATTGCCAGAATTGAGTCTTCAGTCTCACTGCCGGTGGCCACGTATCACACCCATGAGTCACCCAAGGACGAGGAGCTGTCGTCGTTGTACTTCCTGGCATGCATTTCGATGAGACGGCTGCTGAATCGAGTACATCAGCTTTTATACGCAAAGGATACTGGTGCGGGGATGGACATCAATCGATTTCCCAGCGTGGTTGCGGAACTGGACCACCAGTTGGAGGAGTGGAGAGACGTTCTTCCTAGCGCTTTTACGTTTGAGGTGCCAGAAATCGACTCTAGGCGACAGCGGAAGCCGTCTGGCGAAATGACTGAACATGGGAGGTTTCTGAGGCAGAGATACCTGACTTGCCGAAGTGTGATATATCGACC GTACCTGATGGGGATGATCAGCGGGCAGTCCCTCACTAATATCAATGACGGAATCGGGAACACCAGTCCTTCTGTATCACCGGACCAGGGCATCCTCGGCAATTGCAAGTCCTGTCTCGATGCCTGCCTCCTTCACATCCTCAATCTGCGAGGTTTTTCCCAAACAATCCTCGTAGACACCTGGATTTGTTCTCTGTC AATGGCCGGGGCAATGCTTGTCCTTCTTGCCGCATGTCAAGTGCCATCGTTACGCAACCTCATCGGACCAGAAGTCTTGGCTGCAGGACATCACCTTACCCAGTTGTTGGAGGGCTGGCAGGAAGTTGCTGGGGGACCAAATTCACCAAGCGTGGATCAAAGCGTCCATATTATTAAGGAGGCGGATGGGTTCATTCGGAATGTGTATAATCAAGATGGGTAA
- a CDS encoding hypothetical protein (EggNog:ENOG503NXMN; SMCOG1169:sugar transport protein; antiSMASH:Cluster_1; COG:P), translated as MAASTKKAASFADHHDDKFRDTDVAVRLAHDVDDTKYSPWSAKMARLYLVLAIAYLCGCLNGYDGSLMGGLNGMKSYQQYFNMKTAGSSTGLVFAMYNIGSVAAVFFTGPVNDWFGRRWGMFTGAIIIIIGTCVQAPSTTPGQFLAGRFVLGFGVSFCCVSAPCYVSEMAHPKWRGTLTGLYNCTWYIGSIIASWTVYGCSYIGTLDAWRIPIWCQMVTSGLVCLGVFWLPESPRWLVAQDRHEDALHVLAVYHGEGRTDHPIVQLQIKEMMNQISSEASDKKWYDYHELWNTHSARRRLICVLGMGIFGQISGNSLSSYYMVTMLESAGIVQEQRVLALNGINPVLSLFGAVLGARMSDVIGRRALLLYTIVFASVCFAIITGTSKMATDDPTQVAAANTTIAFIFIFGIVFSFGWTPLQSMYISECLPTSTRAKGTAVGNFSSAAASTILQYASGPAFEKIGYYFYLVFVFWDLFEAAFIYFLFPETKDRTLEELEEVFSAPNPVKKSLEKRSAQTVLNTVGANPASELDHDP; from the exons ATGGCGGCGAGCACAAAGAAGGCGGCATCTTTCGCCGACCATCACGATGACAAGTTCCGCGACACCGACGTTGCCGTGCGGCTGGCCCACGATGTCGACGACACCAAATACTCCCCTTGGTCGGCAAAGATGGCACGTCTGTACCTTGTACTTGCAATAGCCTACCTCTGCGGATGTCTCAATGGCTACGATGGGAGCCTGATGGGCGGGCTGAACGGGATGAAGTCGTACCAACAGTACTTCAACAT GAAAACAGCAGGATCGAGTACCGGCCTCGTCTTCGCCATGTACAACATCGGCTCCGTCGCAGCAGTCTTCTTCACTGGTCCCGTCAACGATTGGTTTGGGCGCCGCTGGGGCATGTTCACAGGGGCTATAATTATCATCATTGGTACTTGTGTTCAAGCACCGAGTACAACTCCCGGTCAATTCCTCGCTGGACGCTTCGTTCTCGGATTCGGGGTGAGCTTTTGCTGTGTTTCAGCACCGTGCTACGTGTCTGAAATGGCTCATCCGAAGTGGAGAGGTACTCTCACGGGCCTCTACAACTGCACGTGGTACATTGGGAGCATCATCGCCTCATGGACAGTCTACGGTTGCTCCTACATTGGCACGCTCGATGCTTGGCGCATTCCTATTTGGTGCCAGATGGTGACTTCTGGCTTAGTCTGTCTGGGTGTATTCTGGTTGCCAGAAAGTCCAAGATGGCTGGTGGCCCAAGACAGACACGAGGATGCACTCCACGTCTTGGCCGTTTACCATGGAGAAGGGCGGACCGATCACCCCATTGTCCAGTTACAAATCAAGGAGATGATGAACCAAATTTCCTCCGAGGCGTCCGATAAGAAATGGTACGATTATCATGAATTGTGGAACACTCATTCCGCACGACGGCGTCTGATTTGCGTTCTCGGGATGGGCATCTTTGGCCAGATCAGCGGCAATTCGTTGTCGTCTTATTACATGGTCACAATGCTGGAGTCCGCAGGTATTGTGCAAGAGCAGCGAGTGCTGGCGCTCAACGGTATCAACCCCGTGCTGTCGCTCTTCGGAGCTGTTCTTGGCGCTCGCATGTCAGACGTCATTGGCCGGCGAGCGCTGCTTCTCTACACGATTGTGTTTGCTTCTGTTTGCTTTGCCATCATCACAGGCACCAGCAAAATGGCTACTGATGATCCGACCCAAGTAGCAGctgccaacaccaccatcgccttCATCTTCATATTCGGAATTGTCTTCTCATTTGGTTGGACACCCCTTCAAAGCATGTACATTTCAGAGTGCCTTCCTACATCGACACGAGCCAAAGGAACCGCCGTTGGGAATTTCTCCTCGGCTGCTGCATCAACGATTTTGCAGTACGCTTCTGGCCCTGCCTTTGAGAAGATTGGTTATTACTTCTACTTGGTTTTTGTGTTCTGGGATCTTTTTGAGGCAGCATTCATCTACTTCCTGTTTCCAGAGACCAAAGACAGAACATTGGAGGAATTGGAAGAGGTGTTTTCTGCCCCTAACCCGGTCAAGAAGAGTTTGGAGAAGAGAAGTGCCCAAACTGTTCTCAACACGGTCGGCGCAAACCCAGCTTCGGAACTTGATCATGACCCTTAG
- a CDS encoding putative secondary metabolism biosynthetic enzyme (EggNog:ENOG503NWNG; COG:Q; antiSMASH:Cluster_1; SMCOG1040:alcohol dehydrogenase) translates to MATLYKSPHARTFISSCLRLHPVHLRKPLNCISDFQASFPYHSPTRRDLSTLSTMSAISNLPKTFRAAVLTGLNQPLELQSLPLIPPGPGQILVKVLACGICHTDAFVAAGIIPTSFPRILGHEIIGEVAALGEGVKGFSLGERVGGGWHGGHDGTCPSCVKGAHQYCANEAINGVSMNGGYAEYCLLRHEAVSRIPLDADPASTAPFLCAGTTVFNALRHSGIIPGEEAVVAVQGVGGLGHLAVQYSKAMGYKTIGVSTGSDKKELVMGELGADGYIDSLVEDPVERLQEMGGAKVIVSTAPSAKAIGGLLGGLANFGRMVVLAPVGGVEFDTFLMVTKAVSVSGWSTGTAVDGEEAVAFAKRNGVRCFVERFGLDRVNEAFEGMKGGKPRFRNVLVME, encoded by the exons ATGGCCACCCTTTACAAAAGCCCCCATGCCCgcaccttcatctcctcctgcctccgcctccatccGGTGCACCTCCGCAAACCTCTCAATTGCATCTCGGACTTCCAAGCATCGTTTCCATACCACTCGCCAACCCGACGGGATTTATCAACACTATCCACCATGTCCGCAATCAGTAACCTCCCTAAAACATTCCGGGCAGCTGTGCTCACGGGACTGAACCAGCCTCTGGAGCTGCAgtccttgcccttgatcCCCCCTGGTCCAGGCCAGATTCTAGTGAAGGTGCTGGCGTGTGGGATCTGCCACACTGATGCCTTCGTCGCGGCGGGGATAATCCCGACGTCGTTTCCAAGGATTTTGGGACACGAGATCATCGGGGAGGTTGCTGcgctgggagagggggtgaaggggttTAGTCTTGGGGAGAGGGTCGGGGGCGGATGGCATGGTG GCCACGACGGCACCTGCCCCTCCTGCGTCAAAGGCGCCCACCAGTACTGCGCCAACGAAGCCATCAACGGCGTCTCCATGAACGGCGGTTACGCGGAATactgcctcctccgccacgaAGCCGTCTCGCGCATCCCCCTCGACGCCGACCCCGCCTCCACGGCTCCCTTCCTCTGCGCCGGCACGACCGTCTTCAACGCCCTCCGCCACAGCGGGATCATCCCCGGGGAGGAAGCCGTCGTTGCCGTCCAGGGCGTCGGAGGGTTGGGCCATCTGGCGGTGCAGTACTCCAAGGCTATGGGGTACAAGACTATCGGAGTCTCGACGGGGAGTGACAAGAaggagttggtgatgggggagttgggggcgGATGGGTATATCGATTCGCTGGTTGAGGATCCGGTGGAGAGGTTGCAGGAGATGGGAGGGGCGAAGGTGATTGTTAGTACGGCGCCTAGTGCGAAGGCTattggggggttgctgggggggttggcgaattttgggaggatggtggttttggcgcCGGTTGGCGGGGTGGAGTTTGATACTTTTTTGATGGTGACGAAGGCGGTCTCGGTTAGTGGGTGGTCGACGGGGACGgcggtggatggggaggaggcggtggcaTTTGCGAAGAGGAATGGGGTGAGGTGTTTTGTCGAGAGGTTTGGGTTGGATAGGGTGAATGAGGCGTTTGaggggatgaagggggggaagccGAGGTTTAGGAatgtgttggtgatggaatgA